A stretch of Anaeromyxobacter dehalogenans 2CP-1 DNA encodes these proteins:
- a CDS encoding RNA polymerase sigma factor — protein MTPQAEADVLDLAELADRDAVERTLAGDTDAFAGVVRRHAGGLVGMCSRMVSDPRLGEELAQEAFARAYTRLASFRGDCRFRHWLYRIAVNGCRDWLKAGARAERASDLSGDELVSAVDPERDAAARQALLALQGALAALPAKYREAFTLFHVENLPYEEIEAATGVRVNALKVRVHRARLMLRERLGDLLDPDEVTP, from the coding sequence GTGACGCCGCAGGCCGAGGCGGACGTCCTCGACCTCGCCGAGCTCGCGGATCGCGACGCGGTCGAGCGCACCCTCGCCGGCGACACCGACGCGTTCGCGGGCGTGGTCCGCCGCCACGCCGGCGGCCTGGTCGGCATGTGCAGCCGCATGGTGAGCGACCCGCGCCTGGGCGAGGAGCTCGCGCAGGAGGCGTTCGCGCGCGCCTACACGCGGCTCGCCTCGTTCCGCGGCGACTGCCGCTTCCGCCACTGGCTCTACCGCATCGCCGTGAACGGCTGCCGCGACTGGCTGAAGGCCGGGGCGCGGGCGGAGCGCGCCAGCGACCTCTCCGGCGACGAGCTGGTCAGCGCGGTGGACCCGGAGCGCGACGCCGCCGCCCGGCAGGCGCTGCTCGCGCTGCAGGGCGCGCTCGCCGCGCTCCCGGCCAAGTACCGCGAGGCGTTCACGCTGTTCCACGTCGAGAACCTTCCCTACGAGGAGATCGAGGCGGCCACCGGCGTGCGCGTCAACGCGCTGAAGGTGCGCGTGCACCGCGCGCGCCTGATGCTGCGCGAGCGCCTCGGCGACCTGCTCGATCCCGACGAGGTGACGCCGTGA
- a CDS encoding isoamylase early set domain-containing protein encodes MTERELQDLLDGRPGPLAAERLLSSLPPEERQAALRLVALSRLAGAGPRPTPSDDFVRRTLVRVRASRPPRRRPLLAWLTAPRLSPLGALAGAGAAAFLALAVARFPAPPPPDAARAPEARVVRARLALAAPDARVVRVAGDFNGWKPEVTPLRRGADGVWTVEVPLRPGRRYEYMFVVDGSWTTDPGARALADDGFGGKNAILDL; translated from the coding sequence GTGACGGAGCGCGAGCTCCAGGACCTGCTGGACGGCCGCCCCGGTCCGCTCGCCGCGGAGCGGCTGCTGTCGTCCCTGCCGCCGGAGGAGCGCCAGGCCGCGCTCCGCCTGGTGGCGCTCTCGCGCCTGGCCGGCGCCGGCCCGCGCCCCACGCCGTCCGACGACTTCGTCCGGCGTACCCTCGTGCGCGTGCGCGCCAGCCGCCCGCCGCGGCGGCGGCCGCTGCTCGCCTGGCTGACGGCGCCGCGCCTCTCGCCGCTCGGCGCGCTCGCCGGCGCGGGGGCCGCGGCGTTCCTGGCGCTGGCGGTGGCCCGCTTCCCGGCGCCGCCCCCGCCGGACGCCGCGCGCGCCCCCGAGGCGCGGGTGGTGCGGGCGCGGCTCGCGCTGGCCGCCCCCGACGCGCGGGTGGTGCGCGTCGCCGGCGACTTCAACGGCTGGAAGCCCGAGGTGACGCCGCTCCGGCGCGGCGCCGACGGCGTGTGGACGGTGGAGGTCCCGCTCCGGCCCGGCCGCCGCTACGAGTACATGTTCGTGGTGGACGGCTCGTGGACCACCGACCCGGGCGCGCGCGCCCTCGCCGACGACGGGTTCGGCGGGAAGAACGCGATCCTGGACCTGTAG
- a CDS encoding glycogen-binding domain-containing protein, with protein sequence MSGRGRLAALALAALAGAGACAPRATVRAPARASTQGERAPTVFTFRGPAEAVALRGTMTGWDALPLEREGDRFVLAISLASGRYEYRFEVRRGGELRIVLPADAERVDDGFGGENAVLRVP encoded by the coding sequence GTGAGCGGGCGCGGCCGGCTCGCGGCGCTGGCCCTCGCGGCCCTCGCCGGCGCGGGCGCCTGCGCGCCGCGCGCGACCGTCCGCGCGCCCGCGCGGGCATCCACCCAGGGTGAGCGCGCGCCCACCGTGTTCACGTTCCGGGGCCCCGCCGAGGCGGTCGCGCTGCGCGGCACCATGACCGGGTGGGACGCGCTCCCGCTCGAGCGCGAGGGCGATCGCTTCGTGCTCGCGATATCGCTCGCGAGCGGTCGCTACGAGTACCGCTTCGAGGTGCGCCGCGGCGGCGAACTGCGTATCGTGCTCCCGGCGGACGCCGAGCGGGTGGACGACGGCTTCGGGGGCGAGAACGCGGTCCTCCGTGTCCCGTAA
- a CDS encoding serine/threonine-protein kinase produces MVEAAPSIPTDFKPHLFGKFFLLQRLAIGGMAEIFRARVPGAGGFEKELVVKRILPARAQDHGFIKMLVNEAKLTVQLTHSNIAQVYECGKIDGNYFISMELVNGVSLKEMMQAFARAGAQLSPEQAIYMVLQLLTGLDYAHKKTDAQGQPLQIVHCDVSPDNALVSWEGEIKLLDFGIARAATGLSNYKEGMLMGKLGYVAPEQASLERRWDHRVDLFAAGILLYELLTKQKPFPKATDVESLVAARKARVVPPTSIDPRLPREIDAIVARALAYDPDERFTDARAFAGALVDVLFPTPQSSIQDLLGKQMQQVFAEKIARQRSARAHDPLIMKVLSNLAEKQQAQAEYERLSAPATTPPAGLPAAAGSGASPFDPIAPLPSDVLPAAEPARPPPRKARSHRPPPREGIRLRTAVLVGLVLAVGGAAGLHYAETWLRTGILVVTSEPPGAEVTLDGVRSGATTPAVLEGLVLSRPHQVALDGPGVRAVTMDLAPVPGTLVRRVHARLETALGAVTIESQPAGAEVRLDGRVVGRAPVTVLGVRLDERHRVDLTLPGHEIDQFVVLPEKDGTRFTRKLGRSDQPEPREKAIGP; encoded by the coding sequence GTGGTCGAGGCCGCCCCTTCCATCCCGACGGACTTCAAGCCGCACCTGTTCGGCAAGTTCTTCCTCCTCCAGCGTCTCGCCATCGGCGGGATGGCGGAGATCTTCCGCGCGCGCGTCCCGGGCGCCGGCGGGTTCGAGAAGGAGCTGGTGGTGAAGCGCATCCTGCCCGCGCGCGCGCAGGATCACGGCTTCATCAAGATGCTGGTGAACGAGGCGAAGCTCACCGTCCAGCTCACCCACTCGAACATCGCCCAGGTCTACGAGTGCGGGAAGATCGACGGGAACTACTTCATCTCGATGGAGCTGGTGAACGGCGTCTCCCTCAAGGAGATGATGCAGGCCTTCGCCCGCGCCGGCGCGCAACTCTCGCCCGAGCAGGCCATCTACATGGTGCTGCAGCTCCTCACCGGGCTCGACTACGCGCACAAGAAGACCGACGCGCAGGGCCAGCCGCTGCAGATCGTCCACTGCGACGTCTCGCCCGACAACGCGCTCGTGTCCTGGGAAGGCGAGATCAAGCTGCTCGACTTCGGCATCGCGCGCGCCGCCACCGGGCTGTCGAACTACAAGGAAGGCATGCTGATGGGGAAGCTCGGGTACGTCGCGCCCGAGCAGGCCTCGCTGGAGCGGCGCTGGGATCACCGGGTGGACCTGTTCGCCGCGGGGATCCTGCTGTACGAGCTGCTCACCAAGCAGAAGCCGTTCCCCAAGGCCACCGACGTCGAGTCGCTCGTCGCCGCGCGCAAGGCGCGGGTGGTGCCGCCGACCTCGATCGACCCGCGCCTGCCCAGGGAGATCGACGCCATCGTGGCGCGGGCGCTCGCCTACGATCCCGACGAGCGCTTCACCGACGCGCGCGCGTTCGCCGGCGCGCTGGTGGACGTGCTCTTCCCGACCCCGCAGTCGTCCATCCAGGACCTGCTCGGCAAGCAGATGCAGCAGGTGTTCGCGGAGAAGATCGCGCGGCAGCGCAGCGCGCGCGCCCACGACCCGCTCATCATGAAGGTGCTCTCCAACCTCGCCGAGAAGCAGCAGGCGCAGGCGGAGTACGAGCGGCTCTCGGCGCCGGCCACCACGCCGCCGGCGGGGCTGCCCGCCGCGGCCGGCTCCGGCGCGTCGCCCTTCGACCCCATCGCGCCGCTGCCCTCGGACGTGCTCCCGGCCGCCGAGCCGGCCCGGCCCCCGCCGCGGAAGGCGCGCAGCCACCGCCCGCCGCCGCGCGAGGGCATCCGGCTGCGCACCGCCGTGCTGGTCGGGCTGGTGCTGGCGGTCGGCGGCGCCGCCGGGCTGCACTACGCCGAGACCTGGCTGCGCACCGGCATCCTGGTGGTCACGTCCGAGCCGCCCGGCGCCGAGGTCACGCTGGATGGCGTCCGCTCCGGCGCGACCACGCCGGCGGTGCTGGAGGGGCTCGTCCTGTCGAGGCCGCACCAGGTCGCGCTGGACGGGCCGGGCGTGCGCGCGGTGACGATGGACCTGGCGCCGGTGCCCGGCACGCTGGTGCGCCGCGTCCACGCCCGGCTCGAGACCGCGCTCGGCGCGGTGACGATCGAGAGCCAGCCGGCGGGCGCCGAGGTGCGCCTGGACGGGCGCGTGGTCGGGCGCGCCCCGGTGACGGTGCTGGGGGTGCGCCTCGACGAGCGCCACCGCGTGGACCTCACCCTCCCCGGCCACGAGATCGACCAGTTCGTGGTGCTGCCGGAGAAGGACGGGACGCGCTTCACCCGCAAGCTCGGCCGCAGCGATCAGCCCGAGCCGCGCGAGAAGGCGATCGGGCCGTAG
- a CDS encoding FHA domain-containing protein, which yields MKLVIEDAEGTRSVVPFDGDEVSVGRAPEGNSFHMADRDVSRRHARFVRAGGAVFVEDLGSLTGTRVNGERISGRRRLREGDLVEIGAYDLALLPDVDAAGAGAPPPIPHGARTPDPTAGRRTPEPGTAAPPPGRPTPPSLRIPVPAAAVAPAAPTPAAAPAPAPSAQPPPAAAAPSRPTPRPSAPAHAAPAPFPSAPTPAAPAVAPPAPRTSRTGRTVAVALVAGAVALALGIAAGWTVGRLGAAPAAEPPGAPASR from the coding sequence ATGAAGCTCGTCATCGAGGACGCCGAGGGGACGCGGTCGGTGGTGCCGTTCGACGGCGACGAGGTCAGCGTCGGCCGGGCGCCGGAGGGCAACTCCTTCCACATGGCCGATCGCGACGTGTCGCGCCGCCACGCGCGGTTCGTGCGCGCCGGCGGCGCGGTGTTCGTCGAGGACCTGGGCAGCCTCACCGGCACGCGCGTCAACGGCGAGCGGATCTCCGGGCGGCGGCGGCTGCGCGAGGGCGACCTGGTGGAGATCGGCGCCTACGATCTCGCGCTGCTGCCCGACGTGGACGCGGCCGGCGCGGGCGCGCCCCCGCCCATCCCGCACGGCGCGCGCACGCCGGATCCGACCGCCGGCCGCCGCACGCCCGAGCCGGGCACCGCCGCGCCGCCGCCCGGCCGCCCCACCCCGCCCAGCCTGCGGATCCCCGTTCCTGCGGCGGCTGTCGCGCCCGCTGCACCGACCCCGGCCGCGGCGCCTGCCCCCGCGCCGTCCGCGCAGCCCCCGCCGGCCGCCGCCGCGCCGTCGCGGCCCACGCCGCGCCCGTCCGCGCCGGCCCACGCCGCCCCCGCGCCCTTCCCCTCCGCCCCGACCCCCGCCGCGCCCGCGGTGGCGCCGCCCGCCCCGCGCACCTCGCGCACCGGCCGCACCGTGGCGGTCGCGCTCGTCGCGGGAGCGGTGGCGCTCGCGCTCGGCATCGCCGCCGGCTGGACGGTGGGCCGGCTCGGCGCCGCGCCCGCCGCGGAGCCGCCCGGCGCCCCCGCGTCGCGCTGA
- a CDS encoding enoyl-CoA hydratase-related protein, with translation MTGRRVRTEDRGLVRVLVVDNVAKRNALDFRALDELEEACAAAARDGVRCLLLRGAGEDAFSSGFDLAEMGRTSRAGLRPDEAVERVADALSAVPCPTVAFLNGGAFGGGLELAATCDLRVAREGALLGLPPAKLGVVYPEGGIRRFLGLVGAARTRELFLVGRPVDAATALAWGLVNRVAPAAGAEAVALALADEIAANAPLAVQGMKRILQLLEGMHERGLSEREREEIAGLRRRAFESADMREARQARAERRPPRFRGE, from the coding sequence ATGACCGGCCGGCGCGTCCGCACCGAGGACCGCGGCCTGGTCCGGGTCCTCGTCGTCGACAACGTCGCGAAGCGGAACGCGCTCGACTTCCGCGCCCTGGACGAGCTCGAGGAGGCCTGCGCCGCCGCCGCGCGGGACGGGGTGCGCTGCCTGCTGCTCCGCGGCGCAGGCGAGGACGCGTTCTCGTCCGGGTTCGACCTCGCCGAGATGGGCCGCACCTCGCGCGCCGGGCTGCGCCCGGACGAGGCGGTGGAGCGCGTCGCGGACGCGCTGTCGGCGGTCCCCTGCCCGACGGTCGCGTTCCTGAACGGCGGCGCGTTCGGCGGCGGGCTGGAGCTCGCGGCCACGTGCGACCTGCGGGTCGCGCGCGAGGGCGCGCTGCTCGGCCTGCCGCCGGCGAAGCTCGGGGTGGTCTACCCGGAGGGCGGGATCCGGCGGTTCCTCGGCCTGGTGGGCGCGGCGCGCACGCGCGAGCTGTTCCTGGTCGGCCGTCCGGTGGACGCCGCCACCGCGCTGGCGTGGGGGCTGGTGAACCGGGTGGCGCCCGCCGCCGGCGCCGAGGCGGTGGCGCTCGCGCTGGCCGACGAGATCGCGGCCAACGCGCCGCTGGCGGTGCAGGGGATGAAGCGGATCCTCCAGCTCCTGGAGGGCATGCACGAGCGCGGGCTGTCCGAGCGGGAGCGCGAGGAGATCGCCGGCCTCCGGCGCCGCGCGTTCGAGAGCGCGGACATGCGCGAGGCGCGGCAGGCGCGCGCCGAGCGGCGGCCGCCCCGCTTCCGCGGTGAGTGA
- a CDS encoding acetyl-CoA carboxylase biotin carboxyl carrier protein subunit, with translation MANVAAHITGTVVRIEKKPGDPVSPGDVLVVLESMKMEMPLEAEDGGTVQEVRCREGQSVTEGDVLLVVG, from the coding sequence ATGGCGAACGTGGCGGCGCACATCACCGGCACCGTGGTGAGGATCGAGAAGAAGCCCGGGGACCCGGTCAGCCCCGGGGACGTGCTGGTGGTCCTCGAGTCGATGAAGATGGAGATGCCGCTCGAGGCCGAGGACGGCGGCACGGTGCAGGAGGTGCGCTGCCGCGAGGGCCAGTCGGTCACCGAGGGTGACGTGCTGCTGGTCGTCGGATGA
- a CDS encoding PaaI family thioesterase, with protein sequence MSDAAEPSLQERYAPRNACFGCGPANAKGLRVRSFERGDEVVAEWQAEPHHEAFEGMLSGGITGTLLDCHSNWTAAVHLMRKAGLDAPPCTVTADFHVRLLRPTPTRGPVQLAARVVESGEDRAVVEATLTADGKLRATCRGTFVAVKEGHPAYHRW encoded by the coding sequence ATGTCCGACGCCGCCGAGCCCAGCCTGCAGGAGCGCTACGCCCCCCGGAACGCCTGCTTCGGCTGCGGCCCGGCCAACGCGAAGGGGCTGCGCGTGCGGAGCTTCGAGCGTGGGGACGAGGTCGTGGCCGAGTGGCAGGCCGAGCCGCACCACGAGGCGTTCGAGGGCATGCTCTCCGGCGGCATCACCGGCACGCTGCTGGACTGTCACTCGAACTGGACCGCGGCGGTGCACCTGATGCGCAAGGCCGGCCTGGACGCGCCGCCCTGCACCGTGACGGCGGACTTCCACGTGCGGCTGCTGCGCCCGACGCCCACCCGCGGCCCGGTCCAGCTGGCGGCGCGGGTGGTGGAGTCCGGCGAGGACCGGGCGGTGGTGGAGGCGACGCTGACCGCGGACGGGAAGCTGCGGGCCACCTGCCGCGGCACGTTCGTGGCGGTGAAGGAGGGCCACCCCGCGTATCACCGCTGGTGA
- a CDS encoding response regulator → MDERRAHPRFPLILAVQYLGAENVLDYTENLSAGGLFIRTERSFDEGERVTLVLSFPQLLEPVELQIEVVRRRDGSDGSPAGVAVRVPDDRPEDRARLADVARRVAGVRHPDPSFRILLVEDNALVATMYAAALRRLSETEHVPGLGIEVASDGAAAFDRLLRAPAVDVVVTDVFMPIVSGITLVERIRAEPTLAHLPVVVITAGGEQERERLSGLGVSLFLRKPVSYQDLSGAVRSLLDGRAAHLQAAPPREEARREALTADAEVGTDRADAKPASRR, encoded by the coding sequence ATGGACGAACGGCGCGCCCACCCCAGGTTCCCGCTGATCCTGGCGGTCCAGTACCTGGGCGCCGAGAACGTGCTCGACTACACCGAGAACCTCTCGGCGGGCGGCCTGTTCATCCGCACCGAGCGCTCGTTCGACGAGGGCGAGCGCGTCACGCTGGTGCTCTCGTTCCCGCAGCTCCTCGAGCCCGTCGAGCTCCAGATCGAGGTGGTGCGCCGCCGCGACGGCTCGGACGGCTCGCCGGCCGGCGTGGCGGTGCGCGTCCCCGACGATCGCCCCGAGGACCGCGCGCGGCTCGCCGACGTGGCGCGGCGGGTGGCCGGGGTGCGCCACCCGGACCCGTCGTTCCGGATCCTCCTCGTGGAGGACAACGCGCTCGTCGCCACCATGTACGCGGCGGCGCTGCGCCGGCTGTCCGAGACCGAGCACGTCCCGGGCCTCGGCATCGAGGTGGCGAGCGACGGCGCGGCCGCGTTCGACCGGCTGCTGCGCGCGCCGGCCGTGGACGTGGTGGTGACCGACGTCTTCATGCCCATCGTCTCCGGCATCACGCTGGTGGAGCGGATCCGGGCCGAGCCGACGCTGGCCCACCTGCCGGTGGTGGTGATCACCGCAGGGGGTGAGCAGGAGCGCGAGCGGCTCTCCGGGCTCGGCGTCTCGCTGTTCCTGCGCAAGCCGGTGAGCTACCAGGATCTCTCCGGCGCGGTCCGATCGTTGCTCGACGGGCGGGCGGCTCACCTGCAGGCGGCTCCCCCTCGCGAGGAGGCCCGCCGGGAGGCGTTGACGGCGGACGCCGAGGTTGGCACTGATCGGGCAGACGCGAAACCGGCCTCCCGCCGGTGA
- a CDS encoding SDR family NAD(P)-dependent oxidoreductase, which translates to MAGIEGRVALVTGGGRGIGRAIALALARAGADVAVSARSVPEIEAVSAEVAALGRRTLFLPLDVSDRAQLAAAPAAVAARLGPVDVLVNNAGIHASAPLQRMDDETWDALVAVDLTAPVLLTRACLPSMYDRGFGRVINVSSVAGRIGLKYGCAYSSAKHGLIGFTRSLALEAARKGVTVNAICPSWTETRMLDEAVEDIARATGRSEAEARAAILRANPLGRAALPEEVADAAVFLALNGAVTGQALHVDGGEVMA; encoded by the coding sequence ATGGCCGGCATCGAGGGGCGCGTGGCGCTGGTCACCGGCGGTGGGCGCGGCATCGGGCGCGCCATCGCGCTCGCGCTGGCGCGCGCCGGGGCCGACGTGGCGGTGTCGGCCCGCAGCGTGCCGGAGATCGAGGCGGTGTCGGCGGAGGTGGCGGCGCTCGGGCGCCGCACCCTGTTCCTGCCGCTCGACGTCTCGGACCGCGCGCAGCTCGCCGCCGCACCGGCGGCGGTGGCGGCCCGGCTCGGCCCGGTGGACGTGCTCGTCAACAACGCAGGGATCCACGCGAGCGCGCCGCTGCAGCGCATGGACGACGAGACCTGGGACGCGCTCGTCGCGGTGGACCTCACCGCCCCGGTGCTGCTCACCCGAGCGTGCCTGCCCTCGATGTACGACCGCGGCTTCGGCCGCGTGATCAACGTCTCCTCGGTGGCGGGCCGGATCGGCCTGAAGTACGGCTGCGCCTACTCCTCGGCCAAGCACGGGCTCATCGGCTTCACCCGGAGCCTGGCGCTGGAGGCGGCGCGCAAGGGCGTGACGGTGAACGCGATCTGCCCGAGCTGGACGGAGACGCGGATGCTGGACGAGGCGGTCGAGGACATCGCCCGCGCCACCGGTCGCAGCGAGGCGGAGGCGCGCGCGGCGATCCTGAGGGCGAACCCGCTCGGCCGCGCGGCGCTGCCGGAGGAGGTGGCCGACGCGGCGGTGTTCCTCGCGCTGAACGGCGCGGTCACCGGCCAGGCCCTCCACGTCGACGGCGGCGAGGTGATGGCCTGA
- a CDS encoding OmpA family protein: protein MTRCIRFLAVAAMLALASTASAQNFRPAIDSQRLRLDPTAHGSLVLGDGEVLEEGQFRAALTGHYERSPMVLLTNGELRGRGLFSDGTKETQLLRERATIHLNLAMNLWKRLELGIHVPAVAYQYAENYVSPLGDTTINHPTQGGVAAPSAMLRYGITSERAGAPLASAIAVEVVFPWTDKVDYGGEKGFIIAPRLEVGKTFGGLRVMADAGGQFRTKDVELTAGDKLSHEVLGGIGVATTGKLRAELTARGAFNFDGLSQNAELLAGVRYGFGEGEIYALGGPGFMESPGTPTYRGLIGFAFTGGKKAAPPPPPPPPDPCAAGQSHTPEQCPTLDDDGDGVANGQDRCPLEKGVAENQGCPDKDTDGDGVPDRLDRCPSVPGATDNQGCPKDSDKDGVPDDKDRCPDKPGIPENQGCPPERAEIKAGKIDIKEKVYFDTGKDTIKAKSNALLDDVAKLVAANPQVGVVTIEGHTDSTGSAATNRALSQKRAEAVKDYLVSKGVDASRLEAKGFGPDQPVESNKTAKGREANRRVEFTIQNANP, encoded by the coding sequence ATGACACGCTGTATCCGCTTCCTGGCGGTGGCAGCCATGCTGGCGCTCGCCAGCACGGCCAGCGCCCAGAACTTCCGGCCGGCGATCGACAGCCAGCGTCTTCGCCTCGATCCCACCGCGCACGGCTCGCTCGTCCTCGGCGACGGCGAGGTGCTCGAGGAAGGCCAGTTCCGCGCGGCGCTCACCGGCCACTACGAGCGGTCGCCGATGGTGCTCCTGACGAACGGCGAGCTCCGCGGGCGCGGCCTGTTCTCGGACGGCACCAAGGAGACGCAGCTGCTGCGCGAGCGCGCCACCATCCACCTCAACCTGGCGATGAACCTCTGGAAGCGCCTCGAGCTCGGCATCCACGTGCCGGCCGTCGCCTACCAGTACGCCGAGAACTACGTGTCGCCGCTGGGTGACACCACCATCAACCACCCGACGCAGGGCGGCGTCGCCGCCCCCTCCGCGATGCTCCGCTACGGCATCACCAGCGAGCGCGCCGGCGCGCCGCTCGCGAGCGCGATCGCGGTCGAGGTCGTGTTCCCGTGGACCGACAAGGTGGACTACGGCGGCGAGAAGGGCTTCATCATCGCGCCGCGCCTCGAGGTCGGGAAGACCTTCGGCGGCCTCCGCGTGATGGCGGACGCGGGCGGCCAGTTCCGCACGAAGGACGTGGAGCTCACCGCAGGCGACAAGCTCTCGCACGAGGTGCTCGGCGGCATCGGCGTCGCCACCACCGGCAAGCTGCGCGCCGAGCTCACCGCGCGCGGCGCGTTCAACTTCGACGGCCTGTCGCAGAACGCCGAGCTGCTCGCCGGCGTGCGCTACGGCTTCGGCGAGGGCGAGATCTACGCCCTGGGTGGCCCCGGCTTCATGGAGTCCCCCGGCACGCCCACCTACCGCGGCCTGATCGGCTTCGCGTTCACCGGCGGCAAGAAGGCCGCCCCGCCGCCGCCCCCGCCGCCCCCGGATCCCTGCGCGGCCGGCCAGTCGCACACGCCCGAGCAGTGCCCGACGCTCGACGACGACGGCGACGGCGTCGCCAACGGTCAGGACCGCTGCCCGCTCGAGAAGGGCGTCGCCGAGAACCAGGGCTGCCCGGACAAGGACACCGACGGTGACGGCGTGCCGGATCGCCTCGATCGCTGCCCGAGCGTGCCCGGCGCCACCGACAACCAGGGCTGCCCGAAGGACTCCGACAAGGACGGCGTGCCGGACGACAAGGACCGCTGCCCCGACAAGCCGGGCATCCCCGAGAACCAGGGCTGCCCCCCGGAGCGCGCCGAGATCAAGGCCGGCAAGATCGACATCAAGGAGAAGGTCTACTTCGACACCGGCAAGGACACCATCAAGGCGAAGTCCAACGCGCTGCTCGACGACGTGGCGAAGCTCGTCGCCGCCAACCCGCAGGTGGGCGTGGTGACGATCGAGGGCCACACCGACAGCACCGGCTCCGCCGCGACGAACCGGGCGCTCTCGCAGAAGCGCGCCGAGGCCGTGAAGGACTACCTGGTCTCGAAGGGCGTGGACGCGTCGCGCCTCGAGGCGAAGGGCTTCGGCCCGGATCAGCCGGTCGAGTCCAACAAGACCGCCAAGGGCCGCGAGGCCAACCGCCGGGTCGAGTTCACCATCCAGAACGCGAACCCGTAG
- a CDS encoding TrpB-like pyridoxal phosphate-dependent enzyme: protein MQTKFLLGENQIPTHWYNVIPDLPEPLSPVIHPATGKPASPDDLVRIFPPQLIEQEVSTQRWIQIPEPVREIYRLWRPAPLFRAHRLEKALGTPAHIYYKYEGVSPAGSHKPNTAVPQAYYNKLAGTKRLATETGAGQWGSSIALAAQMFGLACTVYMVKVSYGQKPYRRSMMQLWGAEVIPSPSDRTAAGRGILAADPESPGSLGVAISEAVEDAVTHEDTRYALGSVLNHVCLHQTVIGLEAKEQLKLAGEYPDVVIGCHGGGSNFAGIGFPFLADKAAGKDVRILAIEPSSCPTLTKGAYTFDYGDTAKMAPIMRMYTLGHDFMPPGIHAGGLRYHGASPLVSQLVHAGLVEARAVGQLACFEAAVQFARAEGIIPAPESSHAIRGAVEEALRAKEEGRERVILFNLSGHGHVDMTSYDQFLSGKLDDFEYPEEKVRASLAHLPKVEL, encoded by the coding sequence ATGCAGACGAAGTTCCTGCTCGGCGAGAACCAGATCCCCACCCACTGGTACAACGTCATCCCGGACCTCCCGGAGCCGCTGTCCCCGGTGATCCACCCCGCCACCGGCAAGCCGGCCAGCCCGGACGACCTGGTCCGGATCTTCCCGCCGCAGCTCATCGAGCAGGAGGTCTCGACCCAGCGCTGGATCCAGATCCCCGAGCCGGTCCGCGAGATCTACCGGCTGTGGCGGCCGGCCCCGCTGTTCCGCGCCCACCGCCTGGAGAAGGCGCTCGGGACCCCCGCGCACATCTACTACAAGTACGAGGGCGTCTCGCCGGCCGGCTCGCACAAGCCGAACACCGCGGTGCCGCAGGCCTACTACAACAAGCTCGCCGGCACGAAGCGCCTCGCCACCGAGACCGGCGCCGGACAGTGGGGCTCGTCGATCGCGCTCGCGGCGCAGATGTTCGGGCTCGCCTGCACCGTCTACATGGTGAAGGTGTCGTACGGGCAGAAGCCGTACCGCCGCAGCATGATGCAGCTCTGGGGCGCGGAGGTGATCCCCTCGCCCTCCGACCGCACCGCCGCGGGCCGCGGGATCCTGGCCGCGGATCCGGAGAGCCCCGGCTCGCTCGGCGTGGCGATCTCCGAGGCGGTGGAGGACGCGGTCACCCACGAGGACACGCGCTACGCGCTGGGCAGCGTGCTGAACCACGTCTGCCTGCACCAGACCGTGATCGGGCTCGAGGCGAAGGAGCAGCTCAAGCTCGCCGGCGAGTACCCGGACGTCGTCATCGGGTGCCACGGCGGCGGCTCCAACTTCGCCGGCATCGGCTTCCCGTTCCTCGCCGACAAGGCCGCCGGCAAGGACGTCCGCATCCTCGCCATCGAGCCGTCGTCCTGCCCCACGCTGACGAAGGGCGCGTACACGTTCGACTACGGCGACACCGCCAAGATGGCGCCCATCATGCGGATGTACACGCTGGGTCACGACTTCATGCCGCCCGGCATCCACGCCGGCGGCCTGCGCTACCACGGCGCGTCGCCGCTCGTGTCGCAGCTCGTGCACGCGGGCCTGGTGGAGGCGCGCGCGGTGGGGCAGCTCGCCTGCTTCGAGGCGGCGGTGCAGTTCGCCCGGGCCGAGGGGATCATCCCCGCGCCGGAGTCGTCGCACGCGATCCGCGGCGCGGTCGAGGAGGCGCTGCGCGCGAAGGAGGAGGGGAGGGAGCGCGTCATCCTCTTCAACCTCTCCGGCCACGGCCACGTGGACATGACGTCGTACGACCAGTTCCTCTCCGGCAAGCTCGACGACTTCGAGTACCCGGAGGAGAAGGTGCGCGCGTCGCTCGCGCACCTGCCCAAGGTCGAGCTGTAG